One genomic window of Deinococcus sp. QL22 includes the following:
- a CDS encoding 3-dehydroquinate synthase, translated as MARTLEQSFQVRFHYAVEFTSHLFDTSNAVFATTVGQQRSACKVLVVMDDGLVAHHPELPLAVTEYCQVHRLNLVAPVMILPGGEAVKQDPVNVTLVQDAINMYGIDRHSFVVVVGGGALIDLVGYAAATAHRGVRLIRVPTTVLSQNDSAVGVKNSVNAYGKKNWLGTFAPPFAVLNDLHLIETLENRDWLGGLSEAVKVALLKDEEFFAFLEAHADALRTRNLQSMEHAIYRCAQLHLDHIATSGDAFEQGSSRPLDFGHWAAHKLEALTGYTLRHGEAVAMGIALDSTYAHLQGWLPENDWQRILTLFERLGLAAFHPLMLQSLDDASDPHSLLHGLQEFREHLGGQLTIMLLDSIGRGREVHEMDLDLVARSVQILATRSPYSSSGPNPSAQSPEEPAWTTTAIPAP; from the coding sequence ATGGCCCGTACGCTTGAGCAGTCGTTTCAGGTGCGCTTTCACTATGCTGTTGAGTTCACTTCACACCTTTTCGACACGTCCAATGCCGTCTTCGCAACAACGGTCGGCCAACAACGTTCGGCCTGCAAAGTTCTGGTGGTGATGGACGATGGACTGGTCGCTCACCATCCAGAGCTTCCGCTCGCTGTTACCGAGTACTGTCAGGTTCACCGCCTCAACCTGGTGGCCCCCGTCATGATTCTTCCGGGGGGCGAGGCCGTGAAACAAGATCCGGTTAACGTCACTCTGGTGCAGGACGCGATCAATATGTACGGCATCGACCGGCACTCTTTTGTGGTCGTGGTCGGTGGGGGGGCGCTGATCGATCTGGTCGGCTACGCTGCGGCGACCGCCCACCGGGGCGTACGTCTGATCCGGGTTCCAACCACCGTGCTGTCTCAAAACGACAGCGCCGTCGGCGTGAAGAACAGCGTCAACGCTTACGGGAAGAAAAACTGGCTGGGAACGTTTGCGCCGCCTTTTGCCGTCCTGAACGATCTTCATCTGATCGAAACCCTGGAGAACCGCGACTGGCTGGGCGGTCTTTCGGAGGCGGTCAAGGTCGCCCTGCTCAAAGACGAAGAGTTCTTCGCCTTCCTGGAAGCCCATGCTGACGCGCTGCGTACCCGCAACCTCCAGTCGATGGAACATGCCATTTACCGCTGCGCGCAGCTCCATCTCGACCACATTGCCACCAGTGGCGACGCCTTCGAACAGGGTTCGTCCCGGCCGTTGGATTTTGGTCACTGGGCCGCCCACAAGCTGGAGGCCCTGACAGGCTATACGTTGCGGCACGGTGAGGCAGTGGCCATGGGAATCGCGCTCGACAGCACCTACGCCCACCTGCAGGGATGGTTGCCCGAGAACGACTGGCAGCGAATTCTCACTCTCTTTGAGCGGCTGGGCTTGGCTGCATTCCATCCGCTGATGCTGCAGTCGCTTGACGATGCCAGCGATCCCCACAGTCTGCTGCACGGCCTGCAGGAATTCCGTGAACACCTGGGAGGGCAGCTGACCATCATGTTGCTTGACAGCATCGGAAGAGGGCGGGAAGTCCATGAGATGGATCTCGATCTGGTGGCCCGCAGCGTGCAGATCCTGGCCACCCGTTCGCCCTACTCCAGCTCAGGCCCGAACCCATCCGCTCAATCTCCGGAGGAACCCGCATGGACGACTACCGCAATACCTGCCCCCTAA
- a CDS encoding YafY family protein — protein MYDPSMRVLTVLELLQSREEVSGAELARRLEVSPRTVQRYVARLQDLGIPVEGRRGVGGAYRLKPGFRLPPLMFTPEEALAAALGLRTLRHLGLHALAPAAEAASAKLARTLPAALKDDVQALEDSVQLDASPWVVTTDARLLATLLQAVHTTCRVAFMYAAPATPPILRQADVYRVVHLDGRWYAVGHCHLRAALRSFRLDRMSDLSVLRDPFTPPPGFDAAAYLRSTLHAAPTAFEVSVWLDCPLEDLRGRVAVWGTDLTAEGAGTRLRAQRENLGSFAAFLLGVGCAFRVESPPELHAEFRALAERCAAQLQAYRQA, from the coding sequence ATGTACGATCCGTCGATGCGCGTGCTGACTGTGCTGGAACTGCTTCAGTCCCGCGAGGAAGTCAGCGGCGCGGAGTTGGCCCGCCGCCTGGAAGTCAGTCCCCGCACTGTGCAGCGCTATGTGGCCCGGCTGCAGGACCTGGGAATTCCTGTCGAGGGTCGCCGGGGCGTGGGGGGAGCGTACCGCCTGAAACCCGGATTCCGCCTGCCACCCCTGATGTTTACGCCCGAGGAAGCGCTGGCCGCCGCACTGGGCCTGAGAACGCTCCGGCACCTGGGGCTGCACGCGCTGGCCCCCGCCGCCGAGGCCGCCAGCGCCAAACTGGCCCGCACGCTGCCAGCTGCCCTTAAAGATGACGTGCAGGCGCTAGAAGACAGTGTCCAACTGGACGCCTCGCCCTGGGTCGTCACCACCGACGCGCGGCTGTTGGCGACATTGCTGCAAGCGGTGCATACGACCTGCCGTGTGGCGTTTATGTACGCCGCTCCCGCCACCCCGCCGATTCTCCGCCAGGCCGACGTGTACCGCGTCGTCCACCTGGATGGGCGCTGGTACGCGGTAGGCCACTGTCATCTGCGTGCCGCGCTCCGCTCCTTTCGACTTGACCGCATGAGTGATCTGAGCGTCCTGAGGGATCCGTTCACGCCCCCACCCGGTTTTGACGCTGCCGCCTACCTCCGCTCCACCCTACACGCCGCACCGACCGCCTTCGAAGTCAGTGTGTGGCTAGACTGCCCTCTGGAAGACCTGCGGGGCCGAGTGGCCGTCTGGGGCACTGACCTGACCGCAGAAGGCGCCGGCACACGCCTGCGCGCCCAGCGCGAGAATCTGGGCAGTTTCGCGGCATTCTTGTTGGGTGTGGGCTGCGCCTTTCGGGTCGAGAGTCCCCCAGAACTGCACGCAGAGTTCCGGGCACTGGCCGAAAGATGTGCGGCGCAACTGCAGGCCTACCGACAAGCGTAA
- a CDS encoding DinB family protein, with protein MPDLTLPLETFRRNARVNAVLLTALTPTDFGLSDERGGWTVGKHLAHMAGFRADWLSNISPAHAEPLFRVVDDTFVWRWEGQDPADLGEAFALSDEAALRAVQGALEKNQPFADPWNESTYQSNPVHFLMHTVVHDSHHRGQIMALLRLGGHTPEQMDALDNHWAIWRE; from the coding sequence ATGCCCGATCTGACCCTGCCACTGGAAACTTTTCGCCGCAACGCCCGCGTGAACGCAGTCCTCCTGACCGCCCTGACCCCCACGGATTTTGGCCTCAGCGATGAGCGCGGCGGCTGGACGGTAGGCAAGCACCTGGCCCATATGGCTGGATTCCGCGCCGATTGGCTCTCAAACATCTCTCCGGCGCACGCCGAGCCGCTGTTCCGAGTGGTAGACGATACGTTCGTGTGGCGCTGGGAAGGTCAAGACCCTGCCGACCTCGGGGAAGCCTTCGCCCTCAGTGACGAGGCGGCGCTCAGGGCCGTGCAGGGCGCTCTGGAAAAGAACCAGCCTTTCGCGGATCCGTGGAATGAGAGCACCTACCAGTCGAATCCGGTGCATTTCCTGATGCATACGGTGGTGCATGACAGCCACCACCGGGGGCAGATCATGGCACTCCTGCGTTTGGGGGGCCATACGCCTGAACAGATGGACGCCCTAGACAATCATTGGGCCATCTGGCGCGAGTAA
- a CDS encoding DinB family protein, which produces MTTTTRPSILSLEDFVSHWQGHRALTRRVIEAFPEDQLFTFTAAPPMRPFGVMATEIHMVSEMTLGGLTGSDWSEPDWTAGPRSKSELLSTWDALSGRIAAEAPTADLAFFMRLHQLPWGEMTGWVAAIYAIDNEIHHRAQAYVYLRALGTEPPAFYER; this is translated from the coding sequence ATGACGACCACCACCCGCCCGTCCATCCTGTCTCTGGAAGACTTCGTAAGCCACTGGCAGGGCCACCGCGCCCTCACCCGCCGCGTGATCGAGGCCTTTCCGGAAGACCAGCTGTTCACCTTCACTGCGGCCCCGCCCATGCGTCCCTTCGGCGTGATGGCTACCGAGATTCACATGGTCAGCGAGATGACGCTCGGCGGCCTGACCGGGAGCGACTGGAGCGAACCAGACTGGACTGCTGGCCCCCGCAGCAAATCTGAATTGCTGAGTACCTGGGACGCCCTGAGTGGGCGCATCGCTGCCGAGGCTCCGACTGCTGATTTGGCGTTCTTTATGCGCCTCCATCAGCTTCCCTGGGGAGAAATGACTGGCTGGGTCGCGGCCATCTATGCCATTGACAACGAGATTCATCACCGCGCTCAGGCCTATGTGTATCTGCGGGCCCTGGGCACCGAGCCGCCCGCTTTCTACGAGCGCTGA